The genomic interval ATCGGGCGGTGGGGCATCCCCGCGGACGGAATGGGTGCGTTGGGCCTCGCGCTGGGGATAGGTGTCCTGCCCTTCGTCGCCCTTGGCCCTGCGCGTGTGCGTGCGACGGCGGCGCTCGTGGGGCGGGAGCCGCGTGCGTTCGGGTGGCTCCTCGCGACGTCGGCCGCGCTCGGGTCCCTCGCGTACGTGGCGTTCATCCTCCGGGGCGGTCCCCGGATCGTCGACGCGACGACCTACTTTTTCGAAGCGCGGAGCTTCGCCCAAGGCTCGTTCTGGGCCGACGCGGGCTTCCCGAGCGCCAGCACACGCGGTCGATTCCTGCTCTACGACGCGGAGCAGAACCGCATCGCGGGGCTCTTCCCACCGGGGTACCCCGCGCTGCTCGCCGTCGCCGTACGGCTCGGCGCTCCCCTCGCGCTCGGCCCGGTCCTCGCGGCGCTCTTGGCCCTCGCGACGGTCAGGCTCGTGCGGCTCGTCGCGGATGACGCAGGGCTCGAAGGCGCGCACGCCGAGCTCGTCGCGCGGGCGGCGGGGCTCCTCTCGGTCGTCTGCGCGGTGCTCCGCTACCACACGGCAGATACGATGTCGCACGGTGTGTGCGCGCTCTACGTGGCCGTTGGACTGGGCTCGGCGATCCGCGCACGAAAGGAGCCGACCCGCCTCGATGCGCTCGTCGTCGGGCTCTGCCTCGGAGGTCTCGCCGCGACACGCCCGGTGTCGGCCCTGCCGTTCGCGGCGACGGTCGCCTCTCTCCTTTTCGATCGACGCGCTCGAGCGCTCGTGTGGATCCCCGTGGGCGCGCTCCCCGGGCTCGTGCTCCTCGCGGCGTGGCAGCGCTCCCTCACGGGCAGCGCGCTCGGCTCACCTCAGCTCGTCTACTACGCCGTGAGCGACGGGCCGCCAGGGTGCTTTCGGTACGGCTTCGGTCGGGACGTCGGGTGCCTCTTCGAGCACGGCGACTTCGTGCGGCACGCGCTCCCACGCGGCTACGATCTCGTCGCGGCGCTCGGGACGACGGGGCGCCGCTTGAAGATGCACCTCACCGACGCGACGAACCTCGAGGTCGGCGTCGTCCTCGTCCTCGTCGGCATCGCGCGGCATCGCACCTCGCGGAGCGTGCGCGCCCTCGGGCTCGCGATAGCGCTTCAAATCCTCGCGTACGCGCCCTTCTATTTCGATGGGAACTACCCGGGCGGTGGGGCGCGCTTCTTCGCCGACGTCCTCCCGCTCGAGCACACGCTCGTCGTGCTGGCCTTGGCCTCGGCGGCGCCGCGAGCGTCCGAGATCGATGCGACGGCGCGGGGGCTCGCGCTCCTCTTCGTGTCGGCGGCCCTCGGCGTCGCGTTCCACGTGAGCCACGATCATCGCGCCCTCCGCGATCGCGAGGGTGGCGCGCCGTTCTTCCTTCCCGACGCGCTGGCGGAGGCCCACGTCGACCTCGGCCTCGTGTTCGTCGACACGGACCACGGCTTCTCTCTCGGTCACGAGCCTTCGGCCGACGTCCGCATCGCGAGGCTCCGCGGAGACGATCACGACTGGCTCCTCTTCGACGGCCTCGGGCGACCGCCGACCTACCGCTACCGGCAAGGTCCCGAGCTGCCCCTCGTCGCGCCCTGGGCCCCCGCCGAGCCGGGCCCAGCGCTCCGTTTCGAGGCCGAGGCCGACTGGCCTCCCCTCGCTCAGTCCGGCGGCTACGCGATCCCGATCCACTCGACGCCCGACACCTCGGGTGGGCGTGTGCTCTCGCTCGTGCCGACGACCGCCGAAGCGACGGCCGACATCGCCGTTCCTTGGCCCAAGGACGCGTGCATCGACGTGGTCGCGAGGGTGCGGGCCGCGGCCGAGACGAAGGGGAGCGTCGCGATCGCGGGCGCCGTGGCCGACGTCCGCGGCAAGGGCGAGCTCGAGGACCTCCCCCCGCTCCGCGTGAGCGTCCGGCGCGGCGAGACGAGGCTCACCCTTCGCACGTCGGGGGGCCCGCTCGAGCTCGACCGGCTGACGGTCGCCCCCTGCCCCATCGAAAGCCTAGGAACATCGAGCCCTTGACGAACGAAGGTCGCCTAGGCTTAGCTTGGCATTCGGAGGGACCTCGAGATGACCAAGAGTGAGCTGATCGACGCACTCGCGACGCGAAGCGACCTGACCAAGGCGCGGGCCGAGCTCGTCGTCAACTGCGTGTTCGACTCGATGACCGAAGCGCTGCAGAAGGGCGAAGGGATCGAGATCCGAGGATTCGGGAGCTTCACCGTGCGCCCGTACAAGGCCTACTCGGGCCGGAACCCGCGCACCGGCGAGCCCGTCCCGGTCCCCCCGAAGCGCCTCCCGTTCTTCAAGGTCGGCAAGGATCTCAAAGAGATCGTCAACGGCAGCCGCCACCTCGCCATCACCGGCGGCGACGACGGCGACGACGACTGAGCGCGAGCGGCTGCCGCGACCGCCTTGGTGAGGAAAGAGGCTGGCGACCGTGGGTCGTCGGCCTCTCCGTGCGCGTGGCGGCGTCGTTTTCCGGGCCACGGCGCGTGTGGGTGCTCCCCGCCGCCGCCCGGCGTGAGCTATAGAGTCGCGTCATGCCGAGTTTCGCCCCCGTCGCCGAACAGCTCGCCCTCCTCACGCGGGGCATCGTCGATCTGCACGTCGCCAAAGAGCTGGAAGAGCGCCTCGAAGAGTCCCGAAGCTCGGGCCGCCCGCTGCGTGTCAAGGTAGGTTTCGACCCGACACGCCCCGACCTCCACCTCGGGCACGCGGTGGTCATGGAAAAGATGCGTCAGTTCCAGCAGCTCGGCCACGAGGTCGTGCTGCTGGTGGGCGACTTCACGGCGATGGTCGGCGATCCGACGGGCCAGAACGATCTGCGCCCACGCCTCACCCGGGCCGAGGTCGACCTCGCCGCCGAGACGTACACGGAGCAGGCATTCCGAATCCTCGACCGGCAGAAGACGGTCGTGCGCCGCAACTCCGAGTGGCTCGACGCCCTCCGCGCGACCGACCTCGTCGAGCTCATGGCGAAGACCACGGTGTCGCGCATGCTCGAGCGAAACGACTTCGCCAAGCGGTTCGCCGAAGAGCGCCCCATCTATCAGCACGAGTTTCTCTACCCGCTGCTCCAAGGGTACGACTCGGTCGCCCTCGAGTGCGACGTCGAGATCGGCGGCACCGACCAGCTCTTCAACCTGCTCGTGGGCCGAGACATCATGCCTCGCTACGGCAAGCGCGCGCAGATCGTCATGACGACGCCCCTCCTCGAGGGAACCGACGCGAAGGTCGAAGGCGGGCGCGTGGTCGGGAAGAAGATGTCGAAGAGCGCGGGGAACTACATCGGCCTCCAAGAAGAGCCGCTCACGTTCTTCCGCAAGGTGATGCAGATCGACGACGACGTGATCTTCCGTTACTTCGAGCTCCTGTCGGCGCGAACGAACGCGGAGATCGCCGAGCTCCGCGAGGCCCGCAAGGCCGGCACGACGAGCCCCCAAGAGGTCAAGGCGCTCTTCGCGCGCGAGGCCATCACGAGGCTCTTCGACGCGGACGCGGCCACGAAGGCCGAGGCCGAGTTCAAGAAGATCTACTCGGCGGACGCCGTGCCGGACGACGTGCAAGAGCACACCTTCGCGGTCGAAGGCGCGACGCTCTGGATCGCGAAGGCGCTCGCGCTCGCGGGGCTCGTGAAGTCGAGCGGCGAAGGCAAGCGCCTCGTCGAGCAAGGCGGCGTCGAGCTCGACAAGGCGCGCGTCACCGACGGGCAGCTCCAGCTCGAGAAGGGCAAACGTTACCTCCTCCGCGTGGGCTCGAAGAACCGGCGGTTCGCGTGGGTCACCGTCGCGTGAGCCCTCCCCGCGACGAGGGCCGCCTTCCGCGAAGAGCCCTCCTCGCGCTGCCGCTCCTCGCGGCGTGCGGCGGGCTACCCCCCAAGCCCGCCGCGCCGTCGGCTGCCCCCATGCCGCTCCACCTCGAGCCGCTCGCCGACCTCGTGAAGGCCCCGTCGCTCGTGTGGATGCTGGAGCTCTCGCCGAAGGTGGCGTTCGCCGACGACACGCTGCTCGCTGGCGTCCATAGGGTCGTCTCCGACGAACGTTTCCGGAGGTTCGCGGCGGAGAACGGCGGCGTCGATCCCCGGTCGCTCGCGGAGCTCGTGATCGCGCGCTACCCCGACGCGACGCTCACCCTCGGGCGCGGCACGATCGATCCTGCGGCGCTCGAGCGAGCGTTCACGCGGAGAGCGACGCGCATCGACGGCCGCGCCATCGACGTGGCCTCTCCGCCCGTGGTCCGGCTCTTCGGCGACGGAGCGAAGGAGCGCGTTCAGATGTGCACCTTCGGGCGCGAGGCGTTCGCGCTCGAAGAAGGGCGCTTCGGTCCGCTCCGGGTCGCGGCCGCCTATGCCGAGGGAAAGCTAAAAAAGGCGAAGCCAGCCCTCCGCGCCGAGCCGCTCGCGCGCGCCGTGGGCCTCTTGGGTGAGGGGTCGGTCGCGCGATTCTTCGCGTCGGGACCCTTCGAAGGAGAGTGGTCCGCCGCGCTCGGGGGCCTACTCCGAGCGGCCACGGGCGTCGCGGTCGGGGCGAGGACGACCCGCCACCCCGCGGCGAAGGGGGGGCTCGTCGTCACGGCGGTCGTGCTGGGCGAGTACGGGCACGCCCAAGAAGACGCGGCGCGCAGGCTCGGCGCCACGCTCGACGTCCTCCTCGCCAAGAATCCCTTCGGCCGGATGCTCGGCCTCCACGAGCCCCTCGAAGCGCCGCGTGTCGACCCGGTCCCGGGCGGCCTCTCGGTCGTCGCCACGTTCGACACCGACCGCGCGGCGAAGGGGCTCCACGCCGTGCTCGACGCCGAAATCGACGAAATCGTCGGCAGCCTGCGATGACCGAGGGCGGCGCTACGTTTTCCACAAAAACCGAATCATTTCGCGATTTTACAATACATGCAATCTACCCATCCCCCTTGACTCCGGGTTGCATGGTGTGGTAGCCCCCGGCCTCTCAACCCTGATGGCCCAGACGAAAAAAGCAGCCCCCTCCGCCCGCCCCGCCAAACCTGCGAAGGCGAAGGCGAGCTCCAAGAAGCCGTCCGACGCCACCAAGGCCGCGGCGAAGAAGCCGGCGCGCGCGCCCGAGAAGGCCGAGGCCACGAAGAAGGCCACGAAGGCAGCGCCGGCGAAGAAACCCGAGGCGAAGAAGCCCACGAAAGACGCGGCCAAGCCCGCGGTCAAAGAGGCGCCGAAGGTCGTCCCGCCGTCCCGCGAGTCGAAGGCGAAACCCTCGTCGAGAGACGTGAGCCTCGCTGCCGCCTCCTCCAAGGACGTCGCCAAGGCCGCCGCCTCCTCCAGGGACGTCAGCAAGGCCGCCGCCTCCTCCAGGGACGTCAGCAAGGCCGCCGCCTCCTCCAGGGACGTCAGCAAAGCCGCCGCCTCCTCCAGGGACGTCAGCAAGGCCGCGAAGCCCGCGCCGCCGCCGCCGAAGTACACCGAGCCCGACCTCGGCACCTACCGGACGCGCCCCCCGCCCCCCTTGCCGCGCATCGCGTCGCAGCCCCCGCCGGCGCCGTCTCCGCCGCCGGTTCGGCCGCCCATGCCTCCCGCGAAGGGCTACCAGCCCATCGTCAACATCCAGCCGTTCCCTCGTTCGACCGAGCCGCTGAACCTCTCCGTCGGCGACAAGGCCGTCCACCCGCTGCACGGGCTCGGTGAGGTCTCCTCGATCGAGCACCGCGAGGTCGGCGGAGTCTCCGGCGATTTCTACATCCTGCGCATCCTCGACAAGGGCATGCGCGTGATGGTGCCGAAGGCGAGCGCCACCTCGAGCGGTCTTCGCGCCGTCATGAGCGAGAAGGACGCGAACGCCGTGCTCGACACGCTGCGCGCCAAAGAGGTAGCCGTGGATCTTCAGCCTTGGAGCCGGCGTTTCCGCGCCTACACCGAGATGATGAAGAGCGGCTCGCCTCACGAGGTCGCCAAGGTGCTCCGCGACATGTTCCGGCTCAAGTTCGACAAGGATCTGAGCTTCGGGGAACGTCGCCTGCTCGACCAAGCGAAGAGCCTCCTGATGAAAGAGCTCGCCGCCGCCAAGAAGATCACCGAGGCCGACCTCTTGGCCGAGGTCTCGGAGATGTTCAAGGCGTGAAGCTCTACACGAAGACCGGCGACGACGGCACGACGGGGCTCTTCGGCGGCGGCCGTATCCCGAAGGCGTCGGCCCGTGTCAACGCATACGGCACCGTCGACGAGCTCAACGCGTGCCTTGGTGTCGCCCGCACGACGACGCTCGCCGAGGCTACCGATACCCTCCTCGCGTCCGTGCAGAGCGATCTCTTCGTGCTCGGAGCCGAGCTCGCCTGCGTGCCAGGCAAAGAAGACAAGATGAAGATGCGCTTGCTCGACGCGTCGGACGCGGCGCGGCTCGAGGCCGCGATCGACGTGTCCGAAGGCACCTTGCCCGCGCTCACGGCGTTCGTGCTCCCGGGCGGCTCGAGCCAGGCCGCCGCCCTCCACCTCGCGCGCACCGTGTGCCGAAGGGCCGAGCGCGAGGTGCTCGGCTCCGGGGACGTGCGGGCCGAGCTCGTGGTCTACCTGAACCGCCTCTCCGACCTGCTCTTTTCGCTCGCGCGGGCCGAGAACGTCCGCCTCGGCGTCGCCGACGTGCCCTGGGCTCCGCGGTCGTAGCTCACGCCGCGACCTGGGGCTCCGTCATCGCGTCGGCCAGCATACGCCTGCCCCGGTGGAGCCGGCTCATCACCGTGCCGAGCGGGAGCCCGAGCTCGACAGCCGCCTCGCGGTAGGTCGAGTCACCGAGGTCCACCGTCTCGATCACCTGACGAAACGTCGCCGGGAGCGAGGAGAGCCGCTCCGACGTGCGCCGCGTGAGGCTCACGGCCGTCGCGCTCGCGGCGAATGCGTCGTTGTGGGTCCACGCGTCGAGGTCGGAGGCGAGCACCTTGAGCGCGTTCTTCTCCCGTCGAAGGCGGCGGTAGCGCGTGACGAACACGCTGAAGAGGATTTGGTACGCCCAGGCACGCAGGTTCGTCCCGAGGCGGTACTGCGACTCGAACGTGAGCGCCCGAACGAGCGCGTCCTGCACGAGATCGTCGGCCACCGAGCTCGACTTGGCCAAGCGCAGGGCACGCCCGCGAAGCTCGGGCACGAGCCGATGGAGAGCCTCACGGAGCTCCTCACGGGTGTGGGCGACGACAGGCACGGACGACGAGGCGGCTCGAGACATGGTGGGACGCTCCTTCGAGAGAAGCTCTATCCACGCCGCGTACCAAGCCCGAATGCCATGTAATTATTGACCTTTTTAGGATCTTCGACCGACAGACGCGTCCCGTCGGACACACGCGTGTGGGCGCCCACACGCCCTCGCCCGCCCTCGGTCAGTCGGGGTCCTTCAGGTCGTTGAGCATCGAGATGAACGAGCCCATCGGGGCCACGCCCGGGGCCGCCGAGCTCGCGACCACGGCGCGTTTGGCGTCCCGGAGGGCCGAGAGGAGCGCAGAAGCCGACGGCCACCGCTCTTCTTTCTCGAACATGAGCGCCATGTCGACGACGGCCACCACGGAAGGATGGGTCGACGGAGCCGCCTCGACGAGGGAGCGCGCGTGCTCGGTCGCGGCGGCGAACCAGCGCCGGTACGAGTCGTCGGCGACGTGCACGGTCTCGCCGGAGATCAGCCGAAAGAGGACGGCGCCGAGCGAGTAGACGTCGGAGCGCGCGTCCACCTTGTCGGTCCCTGAGCCGACCGCTTGCTCGGGGGACATGTAGGACGGCGTGCCGAGCAGCATGCCCTCGACCGTCTTTCCGGCCAGCGCTTTGCCCTTGCCGACGCCGAAATCGAGCAGCTTGACGTCCCCCGAGAAGGTCAGAAAGAGGTTCGCCGGCTTGAGGTCCCGATGAATGATGCCGGCTTCGTGGACCGCGGTGAGCGTGTCGGCCACGTCGATGCCGATGTCGAGCACCTCGACCACGGGGAGCTTCACGTCCCCCTCGATGCGCGACTCGAGCGTCTCGCCGTTCAGGAGGTCCATCACCAAGAACGGGCAGCGGTCCGCGGTGACGCCGTCGTCGACGATGCGGCACACGCCGGGGTGTTTGACCCGGTTCACGAGGTACGCCTCTTCGAAGAAGCGGGCCACGGCCACTTCGTCCGTCGCGAGGGCCCGATGCAGGATCTTGACGGCGCACCAGCCACCCGTGTCGTCGGTCGCGGCGTACACGTTGGCCATGCCGCCCGTCCCGATGACGCCGTGGATGGTGTAGCGCCCGACGCTCGCTCCGATACGCTTGTCGGTGCTCGGCTTGTTCATGGGACCCTCGGGCGCTCCTCGTTCAAGCCTCCTAGGATATCGCGTGGAAAGGCGGCCGACCAGGGGGACCCTCAGCGAACGAGCCCCCGCACGATCTCGGGCACCCGATCGCCGATTTCGTGGGCGAGGAGACCGCGATCGCCGTTCGCCTTCGCCCACTCGGCCCCCGCGAGACCGTGCACCAGCGCCCCGGCCTCGACGGCGCGCCGCGGCGCAAGCACGCACGCGAACGCCGCGACGATCCCCGCGAGCACGTCGCCCGACCCCGCCGTGGCGAGCGCTGCGTGCCCGGCGTCGACGAGCGAGACCTCCACCGACGCCCGATCCGCGCCCGCGCCCGCGATGAAGGTGCACGCCCCTTTCAGCGCCACGATCGCCCCCGAAGCCAGCGCCGCTTCGCGCACCCTCGTGAACCTGTCGGCGACGACGGCCTCGGAGGAGATCCCGAGCAGGCGACCGAGCTCGCCTTCGTGAGGCAGGAGGAACGTAGGGGCCCGACGCGCGCGGAGGCCATCGAGCCTCCCCTCGAACGGCGCGAGACCATCCGCGTCGAGGACGACCGGCACCTCGGCGAGCGCGAGCACACGCTCGACCACGGCCCGCGCACGAGCGTCACGACCGAGGCCCGGGCCAAGCACCACGGCGGACTTGCCACGCAGGAGCTCCGCGACGCGCGACTCCACGGGCTCGACCACGAACGTCATCGCTTCGAGCACACGCGCGTCGAGGGAGGGGACGGTGTCGGCGAACGAGGCGACGGTCACTGCGCCGGCCCCTGCCCGCGCCGCACCATGAGCCGCGAGCAGCGCCGCCCCCGTCTTTCCGGGGCTCCCCGCGACCACCGCCACGTGCCCCTCCCGGAACTTGTGGGTCGCGTGCCTCCGAGCCGGGAGCGCCACGTCGGACGGAACCACGCGCATCGCGCACGGCCGGGCCTCGCGGGGGAGCCCCTTCGGGTCGGTCGGTACACCGATGTCGACCACATGCACCCGTCCGGCCGCGTCGCGCCCCTCGGCGGTGACCAGGCCGAGCTTCTCGGCGACGAACGTCACCGTATGACGTGCACGCACACACACGCCCCATGTGCGCCCCGTCCGCGCGCAGAGGCCCGAGGGGAGATCGAGCGCGAGCAGCTTGTCCCGTGCGACGAGGAGGCACTCGATGACATCCCGATCGACCCCTTCGACGTCGCGCGAGAGGCCCGTGCCGAAGAGACCATCGACCACGGCGGACGCGCTCGCCACGGCCTGCGAGAGCCGCGGGAGCCCCTCGGCGTCGAGCGTCGTCAGAGCTCCGCCGAGCCCCGCGAAGGCCTCGGCGTTGGTGAGCGCGTCCCCGCGGAGCCCCGAGATGGGGATACGGCAAAAAACCTCGGGAATGGCGCCGAGCACGAGCAGGCGGCGCGCGACGACGAACGCGTCCCCCCCGTTGTTTCCACGACCGGCGACGAGCACGACACGCTTGCCCGAAGGTTGTCCGGCGAGCAGCTCGCGAACGAGCACCTCGGTGGCCCCTCGCCCCGCGTTCTCCATGAGCACGATCGACGGCGTTCCCCGGGCGGTCGCGTACTCGTCGAACGCTCGCATCGCCTCGGGGGTGTAGACGGGCTCCACCGACCGATCGTCTCAAACCCTTCGTCCGAGCGCAACGCCGCGGACGCGGTCAGCCTGCCGCCGACGCGCTCTCGAGCACGACCACCGCGACCGCGACACCGCCGTCGTGCGAGAGGCTCACGTGCCACTTCTCGGCCCCCGCCGCGCGGGCGGCGTCGAGCGCCGTGCCCACGAGCTCGAGCCCGGGGCGCCCCGACTTGGCGCGGCGAACGCGGCAGTCGTGCCACGACACGCCCGTCGCCCCGCCGAGCGCCTTGGCGAACGCTTCCTTCGCAGCGAACCGCCCGGCCAGCGCGAACGCGCGGTCGCGACCTTCGAGCTCCGCCCGCTCCTCGGGGCAGCAAATACGTGAAAAGAACCGGTCTCCGTGGCGCTCCAAAGCGCGCTTCATGCGTTCGATCGAGCAGAGGTCGATGCCGAGGCCGACGATCATGAAGCGCACCTTACCAAGCGTCGGCGCCATGGGAGCGCGCGCTCGGCCATGTCGCACGATCGCCACGCGACGGTCGCGGAGGTGTCACACGCGCCCCCTCAAGCGCGGGCTCGTACCCCACGCTCGACGGCCCCACGCAGCGCGGCCACCGCGGCTCCCATACCCGAAAAGATCGCGTCGGCGACGACGGCGTGGCCGACGTTGAGCTCCTCGATCGCCGAAATACGCATGAGCTCGACGACGTTCGCGACCGTGAGCCCATGGCCGGCGGCCACCTCGAGGCGAGCCGCGGCGGCGGCCCTGGCCGCGCCCTCCAAGGCGCCGAGGGTTCGGGCGCGCTCCTCGGCCGTGACGGCGTGCGCGTAGTCGCCCGTATGAAGCTCGACCTGGGCCACGCCGAGCGCGGCGGAGGCGTCGATCTGCGCGAGGTCCGGCGCGACGAAGAGGCTCGTCTTGATGGAGGC from Myxococcales bacterium carries:
- a CDS encoding integration host factor subunit beta; the encoded protein is MTKSELIDALATRSDLTKARAELVVNCVFDSMTEALQKGEGIEIRGFGSFTVRPYKAYSGRNPRTGEPVPVPPKRLPFFKVGKDLKEIVNGSRHLAITGGDDGDDD
- a CDS encoding tyrosine--tRNA ligase — encoded protein: MPSFAPVAEQLALLTRGIVDLHVAKELEERLEESRSSGRPLRVKVGFDPTRPDLHLGHAVVMEKMRQFQQLGHEVVLLVGDFTAMVGDPTGQNDLRPRLTRAEVDLAAETYTEQAFRILDRQKTVVRRNSEWLDALRATDLVELMAKTTVSRMLERNDFAKRFAEERPIYQHEFLYPLLQGYDSVALECDVEIGGTDQLFNLLVGRDIMPRYGKRAQIVMTTPLLEGTDAKVEGGRVVGKKMSKSAGNYIGLQEEPLTFFRKVMQIDDDVIFRYFELLSARTNAEIAELREARKAGTTSPQEVKALFAREAITRLFDADAATKAEAEFKKIYSADAVPDDVQEHTFAVEGATLWIAKALALAGLVKSSGEGKRLVEQGGVELDKARVTDGQLQLEKGKRYLLRVGSKNRRFAWVTVA
- a CDS encoding CarD family transcriptional regulator, which codes for MPPAKGYQPIVNIQPFPRSTEPLNLSVGDKAVHPLHGLGEVSSIEHREVGGVSGDFYILRILDKGMRVMVPKASATSSGLRAVMSEKDANAVLDTLRAKEVAVDLQPWSRRFRAYTEMMKSGSPHEVAKVLRDMFRLKFDKDLSFGERRLLDQAKSLLMKELAAAKKITEADLLAEVSEMFKA
- a CDS encoding cob(I)yrinic acid a,c-diamide adenosyltransferase, with amino-acid sequence MKLYTKTGDDGTTGLFGGGRIPKASARVNAYGTVDELNACLGVARTTTLAEATDTLLASVQSDLFVLGAELACVPGKEDKMKMRLLDASDAARLEAAIDVSEGTLPALTAFVLPGGSSQAAALHLARTVCRRAEREVLGSGDVRAELVVYLNRLSDLLFSLARAENVRLGVADVPWAPRS
- a CDS encoding RNA polymerase sigma factor, whose amino-acid sequence is MSRAASSSVPVVAHTREELREALHRLVPELRGRALRLAKSSSVADDLVQDALVRALTFESQYRLGTNLRAWAYQILFSVFVTRYRRLRREKNALKVLASDLDAWTHNDAFAASATAVSLTRRTSERLSSLPATFRQVIETVDLGDSTYREAAVELGLPLGTVMSRLHRGRRMLADAMTEPQVAA
- a CDS encoding serine/threonine protein kinase, coding for MNKPSTDKRIGASVGRYTIHGVIGTGGMANVYAATDDTGGWCAVKILHRALATDEVAVARFFEEAYLVNRVKHPGVCRIVDDGVTADRCPFLVMDLLNGETLESRIEGDVKLPVVEVLDIGIDVADTLTAVHEAGIIHRDLKPANLFLTFSGDVKLLDFGVGKGKALAGKTVEGMLLGTPSYMSPEQAVGSGTDKVDARSDVYSLGAVLFRLISGETVHVADDSYRRWFAAATEHARSLVEAAPSTHPSVVAVVDMALMFEKEERWPSASALLSALRDAKRAVVASSAAPGVAPMGSFISMLNDLKDPD
- a CDS encoding NAD(P)H-hydrate dehydratase — encoded protein: MEPVYTPEAMRAFDEYATARGTPSIVLMENAGRGATEVLVRELLAGQPSGKRVVLVAGRGNNGGDAFVVARRLLVLGAIPEVFCRIPISGLRGDALTNAEAFAGLGGALTTLDAEGLPRLSQAVASASAVVDGLFGTGLSRDVEGVDRDVIECLLVARDKLLALDLPSGLCARTGRTWGVCVRARHTVTFVAEKLGLVTAEGRDAAGRVHVVDIGVPTDPKGLPREARPCAMRVVPSDVALPARRHATHKFREGHVAVVAGSPGKTGAALLAAHGAARAGAGAVTVASFADTVPSLDARVLEAMTFVVEPVESRVAELLRGKSAVVLGPGLGRDARARAVVERVLALAEVPVVLDADGLAPFEGRLDGLRARRAPTFLLPHEGELGRLLGISSEAVVADRFTRVREAALASGAIVALKGACTFIAGAGADRASVEVSLVDAGHAALATAGSGDVLAGIVAAFACVLAPRRAVEAGALVHGLAGAEWAKANGDRGLLAHEIGDRVPEIVRGLVR
- a CDS encoding holo-ACP synthase, with amino-acid sequence MIVGLGIDLCSIERMKRALERHGDRFFSRICCPEERAELEGRDRAFALAGRFAAKEAFAKALGGATGVSWHDCRVRRAKSGRPGLELVGTALDAARAAGAEKWHVSLSHDGGVAVAVVVLESASAAG